In the genome of Hevea brasiliensis isolate MT/VB/25A 57/8 chromosome 14, ASM3005281v1, whole genome shotgun sequence, the window TTTGCCATGATTGGAGTTGGCAAATATTCTACCTCACCTATCCTCCATTATAAATCCAGAATGCTGCAAGTCTCGTGCCCTTGGACGTAGTTATCTTCCTGATAGAAAACATCATTGAACTTCAAGCATTAGATGCAAATCCTAGTAGGAACTACCATCCGACTCACCCTCTCTTTAGAGAATGGCTTCAAGAGCCCATACGCTACAACCCCTGCTCCAGATCTCTTCTTATTGTGGTTTCTATTCCTCTCATAAATGATTCCTTCAAGATATTTCAATTTTGTGTTGAATTTTTCAAATGCAGCCTCTATGCCAGGATCTTCAGTCCAGGATGGCTCCAGTTTAGCTCCTAGATATTCCTCGTCTGGTGAATGAACATCCAAAACAGCTGTGTTGCTTGAACTTGTTAAGGGAAGCATCTTAACAATGTAACTTCTGGTTTAGTAACAAATAGATGGAAATCCTCCTATGATATTGGAAATTGGATCCTCAATTGGCATGTTGGCTCGAGCTAGCGTGGGTTGGTTAGGGAAGTAACCACCATATATATACTGACCAAAGCTGCATGGTGACCTGTGCTTACCCAAATTGTGGCAGTAAAAGTTTGGATCATATCATCTTGATTTTGAGGACAGGCCACCAGGGCTCATCTTACTTGTCTGCATGGCCTTTTGTTCGAACGTCTGTCCACCAAGCTTGAAGATCTTGATCTCTCTCCACCTTCTTTGCCTCTCATTAGTAATGGTTCATGTTGTCACTTATCTATTATTTGATGGCATCCCAGAGGATTAGAGCACATCATTAGCAAATGGATAATCTTCGGTTACTAGCTTCAGGCCATGTTGTGCTGTTGGATTTTCAACTGCCACCCCCCTGAATTAATTAAAGCAAAATTGTACTCGGAGAAAGTTTGGGAAAATGTGAAATAGTCATATAATTTCTTCTGCCTCTGGTAATACTATATAATTCTATCAGCAGCTAGAGTAAGTGCTTTGCCTTTGAATGAGATCACCTGGAAAACTTTCCATGTCAAATCGACAAAGCTGGTCACAGGCTACAGAACTAAGTTCCATGGAGCAATTTCCAGAAGAGAAAATACTCTCCATGATTCCACCTGCATTGATGAGTCTTCTCGAGCAAGAGCATTGATTTCCATTGTGTATCGGAAGTTGGACTGTTGGATGCGTTGACCTTAGTTGCCTATTAGCTGCAATCATGTAAGGAAAAACAACGATCAGGAACCATACAATGTGGCTGCGGCCAACTAATGTGCGTCAAATCCGTGTGCAAGAGACCGAGTTCTTTCTCTGAAAGGCAAGCTCCACATACCAATGCACAACATTTCAGATTTCAGACACAGAAGGTTCGTCTTCCGCATTTTCCTTATTCAATTCTTGGGTGTCTTTCAATCTTTGAGATGGAGGTGGTTGCTTTTTCCTCTTCCCCCCATCTTGATTTTTCCTCTTTTTGTGTTTGAATATTGGATGAACACCACATTTAACTATCATTTCCCTGCTTGTTATCATTTCAGCTCCATTATCGTCATAATGTACTGCGAAGAATTGAAATAAGGCCTTTTTGAAACAGTCATCGGGATCCAGAAAGATTGAACTACCCCAAAGGAACACGTTTTCTGATTGGAATTTCATTTGACAATCCCAATGTTTGTATAACCAATACAATTTCTCATGACGGCTACATCCAGATTCGCCTATGAAAAGGACCATACATCCAATATTCGTATAAACTCGAGAAGGATGAATTTTGGGATCAAGGACACCGCAGAAAGAGAGCCCCAACAAATCATGCTGGCCCAGTGAGAAAGACAAAGAAGATCCACTATTATTCCGATACCTCATCCTCTGCGGCACTTCACTTCCGGCTATAAGTAACCTAGCACCATAGCAATTGACCTGTacctataaaattaaaaaaaaaattataaaatttttatgatatagaTGTACTTACAGAAAATTATAACAGTTTTCTAAAGCCAGAGAAAGAGACCTGAAGATTTGCTGCCAAGACATTGTCCATAATTTTTCTGCGTGCACCCTCATCTAAATTGATGCAATTACTGAAATCACATACACGCCAACGATGATTCATTGGGAGTAGGAACAAAATTGATGCTGATTCCAGAGACGTGCAGTTTGATACATATAAATTAGTCAAAGGTGGCAATAAAAACTCTGGTAAATATTTAAGGGTCTGTTTGGTTTAACTATTGAATACAACTAatagctgttactgttagctgatagctgataactgatagctgatTATGGCtgttttatgttaagtgtttggtaaaattatatttagctgttgctttggatatgtgaaatgactaatacgggtatatatcatataatttattttattatttaaataaatataaaattattaaattaatatattatattatttaaataaatatataattattaatcttttatattatattatttattttattattgaaataagaaaataattattttttaagataattaaataattttaaaaatatagataaaataataaaataattattattgttaatagaaaaatttataattaattttaagtttttagatataaataaatattttatattttatattattaataaaaaatattttaataaagttgaaatacgttaattaaaatgttaaaattacaaataaaaaaataaaaatattaataatattaattttcaagttaaataaaaaagtataatatgatcaaaataaaaaataaaatcaaattagctATAAGGAAAAACAGTTCTAAAAATAGAGTTGATACAAACTGaagctgatgggtatcatatcagttgcccatcagctctcagctctatttttttaagcttATCAAACACTATAATTTACCTATTTGGGTGTGTATCAACTATCAGCTACACTCAataggtaaaccaaacaccccctaaGTCTCTTGCAATCTCTTAAATCAAGCACCAGCAGTTTAGAAAGTTGTTTAATGCTTTCTGGTATGCTCTCGAAATCATTTCCATGTAAAGTTATTTTTTCCAATGATGTTAGAGAGCCAAGACTATCGGGAAGTTCTAACATCTCACAATTGTTAAGAAAAAGACATCTCAGATTAGTCAAACCTGTCAAAGGAGGCAATATTAAACCTTTACATCCAGAGCATTTCAACATTGTCAATTTCCCCAATTGATTGATGGAGGATGGCAATTTCGTGATTCCACTTTCATCTGCAATAAGCATACCCAAGGATTTTAAATTCCCCAAGTTCTCTGGCAATCCACTGAGGTTTACGCATCCACTTACGTTGATTGATATAAGAGATTTGAGATCACAAATGCTGTCAGGAATCTCAACCAGATTTGTACATCTAGAGCAAGCTAATCCTTCTATTTGCCTTAATTGATTCAAGGAGGACGGTAATTTTGTTATTCCACTTTCATTTGCATGAAGTCTCTTCAAAGATTCTAAATTTCCCATGTTCTCTGGCATTCCATTGAGATTGACGCATCCACTTACGTCAAAGAATATAAGCGATTTGAGATTGCAAATGGCGTCAGGAAGACTTGCTAGTTTTGAGCATCCACTGAAATCAAGTTCATAAAGACATTTCAACTCACCGATGCTACCTGGAATACTCTTGAGGCTCATACATGAATTCAACTCTAATTCACGAAGTAGAGAGAGACATCCAATTGACGACGGAATTCCAACCAAATTTCTACATTTAGAGCAATCCAATTGAATCAATTGCTTCAGTTGATTCATGGAGGATGGTAACTTCGTTATTCCACTTTCATCTGCATAAAGCCTCTTCAAAGATCCTAAATTCCCCAAGTTCTCTGGCAGTCCATTGAGATTCACGCATTTACTTACTTTAAGTTCTATAAGAGATTTGAGATTGCAAATGGCGTCGGGAAGACTTGATAATTTTGAGCATCCACTAAAATCAAGTTCATAGAGACATTTCAAGTCACCTATGCTACTTGGAATGCTCTTGAGGCTCATACATGAATTCAACTCCAACTCACGAAGTTGAGATAGACGCCCGATTGACGAGGAAATCTCAACCAAATTTGTACAGCCGCTCAAAATTAAAACCTCGAGTTTTGTtgtaaaaatcaaaatttatattaattaaaaatatttctttgttgtaatattaatttatatttttttataaaaaataaaaaaaaaggtttgAACTAGCAGTTTGGGCCCTGAACTGAAATATGTTTAGAAGGCCTGGGAAAGGCTTTGATTTAAAAGGATAAGTTAAGGCTAGTTTACCCTTTAGCCCATTtgcaaagaaaatataaaaatcaaattaattccaTTAAATCAAGGCCGTCCACTTTATGACTAAAATCATCATCTGCTTTGCTCCTCCCCTGTAGCTAGCTATTTGCAGACAGGGAAGAAAGAATCGTCAGAGAACGAAAGGCTAAGGCCGAGCCTTTTCTGCAAGTACTGTACTGTGGAATTTGCAGATATTAGAAATCTCTCGTTACTTCTCACATTCAACAAGCCTGCAAACATCCAAAGCCATTCACTTGAGGTATTGATCATGCTTCTTGTAATCATTTTTGTTGCATCTTTCTGTTGATTGCTTTTCGTTATTCTGTGCTTTTTGTACATTGATTTAAGTATTGCCTTCAAATATTTCTATTTTTTAAAGCACAAATCTTTGGGTTTGTGAAATCAAAGTAAAGCACTGAAATCCAAGGGCAAAGTTTTAACCTTTGTGGATTGGGTCTGGATGTTCTTGACGATTGAAttcgttttcttttttttttttggtccatGAATTTGAAGGTTTAGAAAGTAAAAAAGGGTTCTTTTGAGAAGTGGAATTAATGAGGAACTCTAGTAATTCTTGTTTCTGAATTGATGTTTACTCTTGTTCATATCTGTGTGCTGGCGCGCGCGTGtgcgtgtatgtgtgtgactagaTTTCTAAGTTGAATGATAAATCCATCAAGCTGGCTCACATAAATTTGCTACTCCAGCTCACCATGTAAAATTATATCTTTAACTATAGCAAGTAAGACCTGATAAAACTATGCTTCACAAGTAGATAAAACACTTCATTAACGTTAATCCTCTCCCGATAAGTTTTAGCCTGTTGCTATGAACCGTCCTTGTATGAGGTGCTTTAACCCCTGGAATGCTTTCTTTTTTCTTGAATAATTATTTGCAACCTACCACTTTCTGTCCCTTAGGCAGCTTTACAAGCTCTCAAATATGATTCTTGTGAATGAGACTCAACTTCTTCGCCCATAGCACTGATCCACTGATTTATATCTGAATAAAAAATAGCTTTTCTATAATTGTTGGGTTCATGCATGTTAACTGTCTCAACAACTGACAAGGCAAATGTaactagatctgcatatgcatatctaTGTGGGTATTtaatctgtcttctctctctactACTTGCAATGTTATATGGTTCCTATTGCGTTGTTCAAGTGCATCCTCTTGTCGATGAGGATCTTACACCTCATCCTCTAAATCACTAGACTGAACTGTTAAAGTATCAATCTCAAATTCCACTTGTTCTCTAACACTGTGTTTTGATTTTGCTATTGACTTCTTTTTCTGACTATCTaatgaagcagactcattaaaCATTACATCCCTGGTAATAATTAATCCTAGAGACTTTGGATCATTCTGTAGCCTTTCACTCCAAATacataccctagaaatatgcatttttaaTGCCTTCAGCTCAAGTTTACCATCCCTCACATGAGCATAAGTAGGGCAATTAAACACTTTCAGCTAAAAGTAATCAGTAGGTGAATCGAACCAGGTCTCAAAAAGTAGTTTTGCACTCAATAGTTGTAGATagagatctattaaccaagaaaaaagctgtattaattgcttcagccTAAAAATTCTTTCCCATCCTGAATGTGAGAACATGCTTCGTGCTTTGTCACAAAGCTTTCTATTCACGTGTTCTGTTCATGCATTCTGTAATACCATTATGTTGTGATGTCCTCGTATAAGTGCggtgtctcactataccttcattgctgCAAAATACATTAAACTAACGATTACAAAATTTTAACCCGTTATTAGTTCTAAGACCTTTGACCTTCTTTTCTGTCTGCTTATCAATCACGTCTTCCACTTTACAAAAGTTGAAAATGCCTCATTTTTGTTTTCAATAAATACACCCAAATTATCCAAGGGTAATTATCAATCAAAATCATGAAGTACCTGGCCCGCTTTTGGAAGTGATTTtgttaggaccccatagattTGAGTGGCACTGTTCCTCTGCTCTTGTGCACTGCTTTTTGTGAAACTTCACCCTGGTTTGTTTGCCAAACACAAAGTGTTCATAAAAGTTCACAGATTCTATTTTTTGTCTGTCTGACAAATTCTGCTTGCTTAACACAAATAACCCTTTTCATTCATATGACCAAGATGCAAATAccacaattgagtctgattctgattattACTTTCGGATGCTACTGCAGGTTTCCCTGAAACTGTATTGCCCTAAAGAAAATATAATTCTAAAaccaaactgctcttcatgaATACCATAGAGGCCTTGtacactttgagaactccattctctgcatgATATCTGAATCCATGAATGTCAAATAtcccaagagaaatcaggtttctcttcagtcctggaacatgccaacactcCATAATTCTGACAATGCCATCAAACATTctcaatctgatgttaccaattccttccATAGGTAATGCAAGATTATTGCCTAAAAACACCTTACCATTCATCTGTTTGTAAGTGATAAATCAGTTTCTGTGTGAACACATGTTATAAGTATCACTAGTATCAAGAATTCAGGAATTCTGTCCATAATCTGAACTCATGGATAAAATTTTTCCAGCATTGTCATCGCTATTAGAATCGCTAAATCTGTCAACCATATTTGCAGAATTTTCTGGTTGCCTTTCCTTTTTATTTATCAACTTGGGACAGTCTCTCTTGTAGTGGCCTTACTCCCCGCACTCAAAACAGTTAGCCTTTTTCATTTTTGACTTAGATCTAGCCTTAGATTTCTTCTTGTtggaagaaccctcccttgaatgtgttcttctCCTACTCATCAAACCTTtcccctcaaatctttctctattatctcAAAAATTCTTTTTCAACCCCTTTGATTTTAAAGAATTACTAACATTATCTGGTAGCCTTTCCCATACAACAGAGTAACAACAAAAGTCTCATAAGAGGGTGGCAAAGGCTataacacaataagggcctgATCCTCATTATCAATATTaatatcaatattcttcaatTCCTTAAcgattgaattaaattcatctaGATGTTCTTTAATAGGTGTACCTTTGCTCATTCTCATATTATAAAGCCTTTTATTCAGATATAGACGGTTAGTGATTTAGCAGAGTACAACTCCTCCAATTTCTTTCATGCCTCAGACGCTGAGCTTTCACCAATAATCTCGCATAGGACATTATCAATTATGTTCATGAAAATCGCACTCAAAGCTTTCCCCTTTATGTTAACCTTCTCCGCCTCTTTCGTGCCCTCTAA includes:
- the LOC131172566 gene encoding uncharacterized protein LOC131172566 — protein: MNHRWRVCDFSNCINLDEGARRKIMDNVLAANLQVQVNCYGARLLIAGSEVPQRMRYRNNSGSSLSFSLGQHDLLGLSFCGVLDPKIHPSRVYTNIGCMVLFIGESGCSRHEKLYWLYKHWDCQMKFQSENVFLWGSSIFLDPDDCFKKALFQFFAVHYDDNGAEMITSREMIVKCGVHPIFKHKKRKNQDGGKRKKQPPPSQRLKDTQELNKENAEDEPSVSEI
- the LOC110659775 gene encoding disease resistance protein RPV1 encodes the protein MIKPESKLIEKIISHISKKLNDHLIPSDSCKDGLVGINSRVKDVQELLCLELVDVRCIGIWGMGGIGKTTIASKLFEQICNQFQGGCFIANVREQLQKYTPDNLQCEILSKVLNNEGLNIGMPSMLSSAIKRRLSRQKFLIILDDVSDLELVEFLIGKHVVFGPGSRIILTSRDKQLLKNVSAEIYEVKKLNDDEALQLFSFHAFKPNFVKKEYMQLSRKAIGYADGNPLALKVLGSKFGKRTEEWEDKLEKLKDIPDRKIQEILRISYDDLDPDEKEIFLDVACFFKWWDKNRAISILEGCGFFAKCGISRLIDKSLISISKRNRLEMHDLVQQMGKDIVGEEKEIGKRSRLYKSKDIYKVLTKDMGTEKVESISANMNEIGFMELSSTAFVKMRNLRLLKFYSFGHDQVKVVLTKRLKSLPQELRYLEWPKYPLKSLPSRMPRSQLKQLWNEDQAAVNLKVIELANSVDLIRIPDLSNSPKLEGLQIALSSMKYEVEKFNSGSSFSLWKIKIKSSLILQGLWKAIDDNFLEGTKEAEKVNIKGKALSAIFMNIIDNVLCEIIGESSASEMNGKVFLGNNLALPMEGIGNIRLRMFDGIVRIMECWHVPGLKRNLISLGIFDIHGFRYHAENGVLKVYKASMGNTVSGKPAVASESNNQNQTQLWVKFHKKQCTRAEEQCHSNLWGPNKITSKSGPGLLNVRSNERFLISANSTVQYLQKRLGLSLSFSDDSFFPLEVLILSGCTNLVEISSSIGRLSQLRELELNSCMSLKSIPSSIGDLKCLYELDFSGCSKLSSLPDAICNLKSLIELKVSKCVNLNGLPENLGNLGSLKRLYADESGITKLPSSMNQLKQLIQLDCSKCRNLVGIPSSIGCLSLLRELELNSCMSLKSIPGSIGELKCLYELDFSGCSKLASLPDAICNLKSLIFFDVSGCVNLNGMPENMGNLESLKRLHANESGITKLPSSLNQLRQIEGLACSRCTNLVEIPDSICDLKSLISINVSGCVNLSGLPENLGNLKSLGMLIADESGITKLPSSINQLGKLTMLKCSGCKGLILPPLTGLTNLRCLFLNNCEMLELPDSLGSLTSLEKITLHGNDFESIPESIKQLSKLLVLDLRDCKRLRGCLVYLLSVADS